The segment AAAGAAACTCCTAATCCCCATTGAAATGCAGAAATTTATATACTCCAGTCTTCTGGTTTAGATCCATAAGATGGTTATAACATTGAGTTGTTTTAAGATTATTTCCCCTTTCAAACTTTTCAAATCTTAACTGTGGCCTTGTCAACAGAATAAAGAAAATATTTGGTGTGAAGTAATATTAATTTGGGTTGAATATGGCAGGTTTTCCAAAGGGTCATGCAATGGTCAAGTATCTAGCCTCCATGCCACCTCTCTACTCTGCAAATCTTCCATGGCTGATTGGAAGTAAGGCGGACAAGGAGTTTCGCTTTCAGTTTTGGGTTCGGAACATGAACAGACTAAGGAAGCTCAAGTGGGTTCTCTGCAACTCATTCCATGATCTAGAGCTTCCAATACTTAACATGTTCCCAGAAGAAGTGGGCATGTGTCCAATAGGTCCTTTCATCTCCAATCTCCCAAGAGAGAAAACTACAAACAATCAGAGTCTGTGGAGGGAAGAATTCGAGTGCTTAGATTGGCTTGACAAGCATTCTTCCAAGTCTGTGATTTATGTCTCATTCGGAAGCATTGCAATTCTGAATGAAAGACAATTGGAGGAGCTTGCACTTGGTCTGGAGGCCACAAAGCAGCCATTTTTGTGGGTGGTGAGGTCTGATCTAATGGACAGAAAGCAAGCAGTCTTTCCTTCAGGATTCTTGAAACGAGTTAATACCAGTAATCAGGGATGCATAGTATCATGGGCTCCACAGACGTCTGTATTGTCTCATCCTTCTATAGCTTGTTTTGTCACACACTGTGGATGGAATTCCACCATGGAAAGCATTACAGCAGGCGTTCCCATGCTCTGCTGGCCTTATTATGCAGATCAGTTTCTTAACTGTGCTTATATAACCCATGTCTGGAAAATTGGGCTGGCCTTGAATCCAAACCAGAGAGGACTTATAGAGGCAGAGGAAATTAAGAGCTCTGTGTGGAGAACAACTATGGGAGAAGAATGTGCAGAAATGAAAGAGAATGTGGCCAAACTGAAGGGCAGTGCCATGGGTGCTGTGAAGGCAGGAGGATCTTCTTACAACACCTTCACTAAATTTCTCCATGACATGGATATATATGAATAACACTTCTGATGGATTGGGATGTTTTGCATCTCCCTCTTCATGAATTATGTAGAAAAAGATATTTGTTTGACAGAATTTAGAGTGTATAATATTGCATCCGAGGATGGTTGACTGAGTACTTGTGGTTCGTGCACTGTTGTACACTTGTGAGTTGTTAAGTTCACGTTTCATTCCTTTTTTAATTCATTTGATAAACGTGCGTAATTTAAATACGCAAGGTGAGGGCGTATCTATTCTTTAAAGTTTAAAAGATCTCCACTATAGAAAACGCCTCCCTCCATAGACATTACCTAGTATTTCAATCGGTTGGAACATGcttctatttttatttattcttaCATACATTTATTCTTATATTttgttattcatttatttattttttaatattattagatTTTACTATTTAGATAGATGTTTTTATGTgacattaaataataaaatattacttttataacattttttttttgataatcttGTTTTTAATCTATTTATAATAGTTTGTACTTGTTTTCATATATTTGTTTTATATTTCAAGAATATGTTCATTGTTATTTCATTCACGATCCATTTGGTTCAATCTTAAGGCACGTGCAaatgaattcaaaattcaaactttcaaattcaaatttcaagattCTTATCCATATTAATCGATCATTATGGATTGACTTAATACATGTttataaaaagaaagaaagaactaaTTTTAACGTCCACGGACTAAGGATAGCTTGTCCAATCAAAACTAACTTTTGCAGATTAATTCTTTGCCTATGCAAGTTGATGATGAGTGCTCCCATCTTCTCAATATACTCCTCGTTGAATAAATTATACCACATGCTAGTGGTTAAGATATTGACAAACTTATCCCTATTGTGTTTGAGTGCATCACACTCTAAGATAAAATGCTTTTCAGTTTCCACAttcttgaagttgcaaaaagtgcAAAACCTTTCTTCCTTAGCCTAGCTGGAAAATCTTGTTCATGATTATATTTCATGGCAGGGGGACAAGGCTAGTTGGAAAATATTGGTGGATAAGGTGTTGGGAGATAGGGATATCCCTGCTTATCTCTTAGATCAAATGTTGAAAGAGGCGCAATCCTTGGACACCTACTTAGGTGATTGCTCCTTTTTCTCTCCTCATGTGGAGGATGAGTGGATCTGGTGGTTCAACCCCTGTAGTGCCTTCTTGGTCAAGTTGATCTATAATAACATTGTTGAAGATCCCAAGGATAACTTCTTCTGAAAAAAAGTTTGGATTAAAGGCCTCTTACCAGAGATTAATTGTTTCCGGTGGGTCACTGCTCATGGAATAATTTTGACGATTAACATTCTAAATAGAAAAGGTTTCTCATTGGTTAATATATGTGTTTTATGCTGTAAAGATCTTGAAAGCATTAATCATTTGTTTCTACACTGTcaatttggtaaggagatttggaATGAGTTGCTTGTGGATTTAATGATATGCTCGATCTTCCCAGAGAACATGAAAGATTTTATTGAACAATGGACCCTTAGTCTCTATACCCATCCAATTATAAGGGATCTTTGGCTCCAAATTCCCCCTTTTATGACTTGGAATTTGTGGAAGGAACATAATAATAGGGTGTTTAAAGAGGAAACCTAAAGCAACAAGGTGTTATTTTACATCATAAAACTACAGGTAAAAGAGAACATTAATGTTTCTCTACCAGGGAACTCTAAGGTGATGTCGAGCTTAATGGACCTAAGACTGAAGTAGAGATGGGGAATTACCCATAGTCTTCTTAGAATGAATTGGCACAATTTGATCTTAAGGAAGCTCGTTGCATCTGGACTCCTCTGGAGGAAAGCTGGCTAAAGTGCAATTTTGATGGCTTCTCTAAAGGGAACCCTGGTATATTTCCAGTGTAGGTGGCATCGTAAGAAATTGAAAGGTATTTATGATAGAAGGCTATTGTGTTAATTTGGGCAAAGGATTGAATAACAAAGTGCAGGCAATAACATCTTGGCAGGGTCTTTCACGCCTCCATCAGTTTAACTGCCAAAATGTTATCCTTGAAGGTGAGTCAAAACTTATTGTGAATTGCTTGAAAGGTAATATGAATGTTCCCTGGGAGATAAAATGTGTTATAGAAAAATGTAAAATATTGATGGGCCTctttagaaaaatcaaaatccaatataCTTTTAGAGAAGGGAATCATGCGGCCGACGAAGCTGTCAATCTTGGCCTAACTCATAAGGACTGGAGGTTGTTTAACAAAATGGAGAGCTCAGTTGGGTTAAAATATCCTTGCCAAGGAATGGGTTAAGCCCTTTTTGTGTGACTCAATTAATTATTTGAGCACTTAATGGCTCTTTGGTTGCTTTCCCCCATATCCTTTTTAATGCACACAACTTTTTTCAACTTCAAATTTTTGGCCCTATGACTTATGAGAGGATGATGAGGATGCTAACGGGATGGTTGATTTGGGAGCTATGTTGGATGTCTATTAAGTAGAGTGGTGACAAGTATGTTATTAATTTCATTTGCAAAGCTAGAAGTACAAAGCCTTTTCTTTTTCACCTTATATTAGATTTTAAAGATGGTGAACTTATTTGATGGAAAGGCGGCGGGCTAGTCTCTCAAAGTTGTTTAAATTCTCATAATGTGAGTTTCCCTCTCACATGTGTGGACAGGGAAAACAATCAATCCAAAGATATCCTTTTTAATGAATATCTTTTAACGGATAAGGCAAGTTCTAAAAGTTGTAATTTATTTTTCATTCACTTTCAAACTTTTTGTTTTACCATTATGGAAAAATATATCAATATGGGGGGGCCTTTGAAGAGAAAAGAGCTGAAAAGTTGCAAGGAACTCGAAAAGAATGAAGAGGTGTGGGATGTCTTTCGTAGAGAAAGCATGACATCCTTTTTGGCCATGAAAggctactgtagacacctaaaatcatcctatctaattaaataaatatttttatttatttaattattttaagcctaattcttctattaattgaataaatctttatttatttaattaattcatttgtcctcttctagccttatttctcatttaaataaatacttttatttatttaaattatcctttccctaaattaaataaatatcttatttatttaattgatcccacttcctctattaattaaataaatctttatttatttaattaattcattagccctttctacctatgacacatgtcattcatctctaccctctcattattttcttatttcttttacctaccctctaatcttagccgaccatttatcttttacacctctcaatcttatccctccatttcttacagtgtcttctctataaggatatgcttccttcattatcaatcctaaatctcctaatcattctaatctattctaatcattctaatcattctattcaacccCGACTACTcgacgctttcgaactttcatatgcgatcaagcctacttgcaaccacatttccgttctttgttgagctcttgtgcacacataaaatctaagagcaaatatatcaagcaagatcaatggagataggaagaatggagattcaaaccctattggacatgtgatggtataatctttgtgatttcatttgatttgcattgtcttaggtaatcttcatatgttatagtggatctttgttgttgttaggctagggttttgtggttgaattcattttgtctttcaatattgttgtttccacttttcaccataaacaactacAATAGAGATTTGTCGATGAGATTCTGCAACTCTTAGCAGAATGGTGAGGTGTCTATTGGTCGTATCTCCTTTGTTGTCTCATTGGAGCTCATTGCAGAGGTGACTCGGTTTAAAAATGAGGGGGATAAAGTGGAAAGGCAATTCTATGAAGATTACAAATGGGTATGGTCATTCTATGAAGAAATTCTTTGAGAAAGTTGAGAGACTAGTGGTGGTGCAAAATGGGTATGGTCATTCTGTCCTTCCTAAGCCCTATCCCATTGTCAACTGCTTTGTTATGAAACATTTCACTTTAGAAGGTCGCTATACCCCTATGCATGGTTGCCATTTTTCCATATTGAATCACATTAGGCATGGAGATAGGATTAATTTAccctattatctttttacttcTCTTGAGTCTTGCATTCCAAATAGCGCAAATCTCCTGCTACATCAAGGTCTCATATATATCATGTATAAATTTGACTTTTACCATTCCCCTAATAGAAGTTATTTACTTACCTTGCCTAGTAATTCTGAACCTAAGGAAGAATCTCACGGTTCCTTTGTCAAAATTGAGGTAATTGAGACCAATCCCCTACATTCGTTTGACAGTACTCTACGACCAAATATAAAGGTAAGAAACCTTGGTCTGAACGGGAACTAAAAACCCTTGAGGTGGCTTTGCTCAAAATTAACCCTAACAAAAGGAAATTGGAAA is part of the Cryptomeria japonica chromosome 10, Sugi_1.0, whole genome shotgun sequence genome and harbors:
- the LOC131048223 gene encoding linamarin synthase 2-like; translated protein: MVMWRRHHAVVVPFPVQGHINPMMHLAKMLSSHGFMVTFINTDHVHSRMLKLNSFSNSIDEEGIQFRHIPDGLPESDCRTDFAKLASATENTMPLLLRNLIYEINESRDCPPVTFLVADFFAGWALDVAHHFNIPAAAFWPGLIATYAIIHHIPSLISKGVIPSNVVEIQLTVFGLTLLEHELVFSDFKMVLDIERFVLTQKYPNGHWASLFGFRVVLVHGIILRGFPKGHAMVKYLASMPPLYSANLPWLIGSKADKEFRFQFWVRNMNRLRKLKWVLCNSFHDLELPILNMFPEEVGMCPIGPFISNLPREKTTNNQSLWREEFECLDWLDKHSSKSVIYVSFGSIAILNERQLEELALGLEATKQPFLWVVRSDLMDRKQAVFPSGFLKRVNTSNQGCIVSWAPQTSVLSHPSIACFVTHCGWNSTMESITAGVPMLCWPYYADQFLNCAYITHVWKIGLALNPNQRGLIEAEEIKSSVWRTTMGEECAEMKENVAKLKGSAMGAVKAGGSSYNTFTKFLHDMDIYE